Proteins encoded together in one Chitinophaga varians window:
- a CDS encoding TonB-dependent receptor produces the protein MKLTFFFLTAVMLQASAAGYAQLITWSGRNVPVEKIFGVIRQQSGYTIVASRDVLQKARPVTISAENMPVAEFLDLVLRDQPLKYVIENKSIFISPKTTSHATASITMEAAAPLDIKGKVTDESGNPLPGVSVRVKGTAQGVSTGTDGSFALRVPADGPVVLQFSYLGMIPQEVTVSASATLNITMKMAVEQQNEVVVVGYGTKKRSDVTGSISSVPTERLKNLPVTNVLQAVQGSAAGINIVNNTSKPGSSPAFYLRGMKSINASNAPLIVLDGVPFGGTYNDINPNDIAAIDVLKDVSATAIYGARGANGVIMITTKRGKSGKPVISYNAYAGPEFQSNVMKNMNGEQYRTKNHWYNIQAGRPTAPDLPYLSEQTNYANGVPEVNWQKEIGQQGYIQSHELSLSGGTDNVKYYVSGTYLKQEGTIKGFQFNRSSIRANIDANVTSWLKTGLNMFLVNNNSDGGKATLFDANSLSPYGTLYNAKGDYEVYPIAPQTLYQSPLVNTYNPGLNRNKNMAVSGYAEVAPDFVKGLKYRVNGSYGYRPSRTADYFGRKAGDQLGSAEVYNEENKQWIVENLLSYATSFNKHGLDFTALYSAQRDELFSTRLKANSFINDNLDFNNLAAGQVQKTESRYSSGSLLSQMFRANYTYDSRYLVTATIRRDGFSGFGKNNKYGVFPSVAVGWNVHNEKFMAATAPVISQLKLRASYGKSGNQAIGAYQTLTRMNTAQYIYDGVTTIGVVPDTLGNPNLKWETTKGFNVGIDFSLWNSRLSGTIEAYSTNTYDLLLSRKIPAVSGYTSVFDNIGKTANKGIEILLNSRNVQSDNFTWQTSFNISFNKNKVVSLYGDNKDDIGNNLFIGKSLLGIYDYTMIGIWQEGEDMKIDPGAKAGYIKFKDLDGNGKIDAADRSYLGSQLPKYIAGLTNTFTYKNFSLNIFIQDVHGVLRSNYILDNRDQGGTVNLPAEIPYWTSENKINTNPSLIYNNPKGYKYANDASFIRIKDVTFSYTFDKKKLERYKIGNLMMYLSGRNLGTFTKWVGWDPETAPTSATSSATRLNNGQGGGSQSSDFYPLTATIVFGVNISL, from the coding sequence ATGAAGCTGACTTTTTTCTTTCTTACCGCTGTGATGTTGCAAGCCAGTGCCGCCGGGTATGCCCAGCTGATCACCTGGTCCGGCCGGAATGTGCCGGTGGAAAAAATCTTCGGTGTCATCCGTCAACAATCGGGTTACACCATCGTTGCCAGCAGGGACGTGCTGCAGAAGGCACGCCCGGTCACTATCTCGGCAGAGAATATGCCGGTAGCGGAATTTCTTGACCTGGTATTAAGAGACCAGCCGCTGAAGTATGTGATTGAAAACAAATCCATTTTTATTTCTCCTAAAACAACGAGCCATGCTACGGCTTCCATCACGATGGAAGCGGCGGCGCCGCTGGACATCAAAGGCAAGGTTACCGACGAAAGCGGTAACCCCCTGCCCGGCGTGTCTGTCAGGGTGAAAGGCACTGCACAGGGCGTCTCTACCGGCACCGACGGCAGCTTCGCCCTGCGCGTGCCTGCCGATGGCCCGGTGGTATTGCAGTTCTCCTACCTGGGCATGATACCACAGGAAGTAACAGTTTCCGCCAGCGCTACGCTTAACATCACCATGAAAATGGCGGTGGAACAACAGAACGAAGTAGTGGTAGTAGGATATGGCACCAAAAAAAGAAGTGATGTCACCGGTTCTATTTCTTCCGTACCTACCGAACGTCTTAAAAACCTGCCTGTGACCAACGTACTGCAGGCTGTACAGGGCTCTGCCGCCGGTATCAACATTGTGAACAATACCAGCAAACCAGGCAGCTCACCTGCATTTTATCTCCGTGGCATGAAATCCATCAACGCCAGCAACGCGCCGCTGATCGTGCTGGACGGCGTGCCTTTCGGCGGTACCTACAACGACATCAACCCGAACGATATCGCTGCCATCGATGTGCTGAAAGATGTTTCCGCTACGGCCATCTACGGCGCCCGCGGCGCTAACGGCGTGATCATGATCACTACCAAAAGAGGAAAGTCCGGTAAACCTGTGATCTCCTATAACGCTTATGCCGGCCCCGAATTTCAATCGAATGTAATGAAGAACATGAACGGGGAACAATACCGTACCAAGAACCACTGGTACAATATTCAGGCTGGCCGTCCTACTGCGCCTGACCTGCCTTACCTCTCCGAACAAACGAACTACGCCAACGGAGTGCCGGAAGTAAACTGGCAAAAGGAAATCGGCCAGCAGGGCTATATCCAGAGCCATGAGCTGAGCCTCTCCGGTGGTACCGACAACGTAAAATACTATGTGTCCGGCACCTACCTCAAACAGGAAGGCACTATTAAAGGGTTCCAGTTCAACCGCAGCAGCATCCGCGCCAATATAGACGCGAATGTTACTTCCTGGCTGAAAACAGGCCTGAACATGTTCCTCGTCAATAACAACAGCGACGGCGGCAAAGCCACACTTTTCGATGCCAACTCCCTGAGCCCTTATGGTACGCTCTACAATGCCAAAGGCGATTATGAAGTATACCCGATAGCGCCGCAGACGCTGTACCAAAGCCCGTTGGTGAACACCTACAACCCTGGCCTGAACCGCAACAAAAACATGGCGGTCAGCGGTTACGCGGAAGTAGCACCTGATTTCGTGAAAGGCCTCAAATACCGCGTCAACGGCTCTTACGGCTACCGGCCGTCCCGCACGGCGGATTACTTTGGCCGCAAAGCCGGCGACCAGCTGGGCTCCGCAGAGGTGTACAACGAAGAGAACAAACAGTGGATCGTGGAAAACCTGCTGTCCTACGCTACCAGTTTCAATAAACACGGCCTGGACTTCACCGCCCTGTACAGTGCGCAACGCGATGAACTGTTCTCCACCCGGCTCAAAGCCAATTCGTTCATCAACGATAACCTCGATTTCAACAATCTCGCTGCCGGCCAGGTACAGAAAACAGAATCCCGCTATTCCAGCGGCAGCCTGCTGTCACAGATGTTCCGCGCCAACTATACCTACGACAGCCGCTACCTCGTGACTGCCACTATCCGTCGCGATGGGTTCTCCGGCTTTGGCAAAAACAACAAATACGGCGTATTCCCTTCCGTAGCGGTAGGGTGGAACGTACACAACGAAAAATTCATGGCGGCCACCGCACCGGTGATCTCTCAGCTGAAACTGCGTGCTTCCTACGGCAAATCCGGTAACCAGGCCATCGGCGCCTATCAGACGCTGACAAGAATGAATACCGCGCAATACATCTATGACGGTGTAACTACCATCGGCGTAGTGCCCGACACCCTTGGCAACCCTAACCTCAAATGGGAAACCACCAAAGGCTTCAACGTGGGCATCGACTTCTCCCTGTGGAACAGCCGCTTAAGCGGTACCATCGAGGCATACAGCACCAATACCTACGATCTGCTGCTGAGCCGGAAGATACCAGCTGTCAGCGGTTATACTTCCGTGTTCGACAACATCGGCAAAACAGCCAACAAAGGCATTGAAATATTACTCAACAGCCGTAACGTCCAATCGGATAATTTCACATGGCAGACATCTTTCAATATCTCCTTCAACAAAAACAAAGTGGTATCACTTTATGGAGATAATAAAGATGACATCGGCAACAACCTGTTCATTGGTAAATCACTGTTAGGCATATACGATTATACCATGATTGGTATCTGGCAGGAAGGCGAGGATATGAAGATAGACCCGGGCGCAAAAGCCGGCTATATCAAGTTCAAAGACCTGGACGGTAATGGTAAAATAGATGCGGCCGACCGCTCTTACCTGGGCTCTCAATTACCCAAATACATCGCCGGCCTCACCAATACGTTTACCTATAAAAACTTCTCGCTGAATATTTTTATCCAGGACGTACATGGCGTGCTCCGTTCCAATTATATCCTGGATAACCGCGACCAGGGCGGGACGGTAAACCTGCCCGCTGAAATACCCTACTGGACGTCAGAAAACAAGATCAACACCAACCCGTCACTGATCTATAACAACCCTAAAGGGTATAAGTATGCCAACGATGCTTCCTTTATCCGCATTAAAGACGTCACCTTCAGCTATACATTCGATAAGAAAAAGCTGGAACGCTATAAAATCGGTAACCTGATGATGTACCTCAGTGGCCGGAACCTGGGCACTTTTACCAAATGGGTTGGCTGGGACCCGGAAACAGCGCCTACATCAGCCACCTCCAGCGCTACCCGCCTGAACAACGGCCAGGGAGGCGGATCTCAGAGCTCCGACTTTTATCCGCTGACAGCCACTATCGTATTTGGCGTTAACATCAGTCTGTAA
- a CDS encoding FecR family protein, which produces MEAKEYYRFLLQRYCAGMATPAEEEELFAELGKQSDDAEWVAMLNELHAHTEADPQYDPAEYEPVLQSILQQGNTGRVRPIRRMRRWAAAAAVVLLLTAAGSYWLLHKRHASPAAPIAAVDVLPGKNGAVLTLANGQQVVLDNRDDGLITTAQGTQVVLKNGQVEYQPSGTGVPVNNTLHTPRGRKFRMQLPDGTLVWLNAASALTFPTAFTGTERKVELTGEAYFEVTKGKTPFVVALSNKTSVTVLGTHFNVSAYADDPGISTTLLQGAVRVNLPEHPSVLKPGQQLLFDKKAGTIALNNHVDTAAVMAWRNGVMNFQDKKLTAVIAMIARWYDIEVTYASTPPDITFVGEIGSDVNLSSVLTFLRESGVAFHLENRTLIIGKQ; this is translated from the coding sequence GTGGAAGCAAAAGAGTATTACAGGTTTTTGTTGCAGCGGTATTGCGCTGGCATGGCCACACCGGCAGAGGAGGAAGAGTTGTTTGCCGAACTGGGGAAACAGTCTGATGATGCGGAATGGGTGGCGATGCTCAATGAGCTGCATGCCCATACCGAAGCAGACCCGCAATACGATCCGGCGGAGTATGAGCCTGTGTTGCAAAGTATTTTGCAGCAGGGGAATACAGGCCGTGTACGTCCGATACGCCGCATGCGCCGCTGGGCGGCCGCTGCCGCCGTGGTATTGTTGCTCACCGCTGCCGGCAGTTACTGGCTGCTGCATAAACGGCATGCATCGCCGGCGGCACCCATAGCAGCTGTGGATGTGCTGCCCGGTAAAAACGGCGCCGTGCTTACGCTGGCCAACGGTCAGCAGGTAGTGCTGGACAATCGCGATGATGGCCTGATCACCACCGCACAAGGCACACAGGTGGTATTAAAAAACGGGCAGGTGGAATACCAGCCGTCCGGAACAGGGGTACCTGTCAACAACACGCTGCATACGCCAAGAGGCCGCAAATTCAGAATGCAGTTGCCCGATGGTACGCTGGTATGGCTCAACGCCGCCAGCGCCCTCACTTTCCCCACTGCCTTCACCGGTACGGAAAGGAAAGTGGAACTTACGGGAGAAGCCTATTTTGAAGTAACGAAAGGCAAAACGCCTTTTGTGGTGGCGCTGAGCAATAAAACATCCGTCACCGTGCTGGGAACACATTTCAATGTGAGCGCCTATGCGGACGACCCGGGCATCAGCACCACGCTGCTGCAGGGCGCTGTCCGTGTGAATTTGCCGGAACATCCCAGTGTGCTGAAACCCGGCCAGCAGTTGTTGTTTGACAAAAAAGCCGGCACCATTGCGCTGAACAACCATGTGGACACCGCCGCTGTGATGGCCTGGAGAAACGGCGTAATGAATTTTCAGGATAAAAAACTAACCGCCGTTATCGCTATGATAGCGCGCTGGTACGACATAGAAGTAACTTATGCTTCCACACCGCCTGACATTACTTTTGTGGGCGAGATAGGCAGTGATGTGAATCTGTCAAGCGTATTAACTTTTTTAAGGGAATCGGGCGTAGCCTTCCATTTAGAGAACAGAACATTGATTATAGGGAAACAGTAA